A genomic segment from Nicotiana sylvestris chromosome 1, ASM39365v2, whole genome shotgun sequence encodes:
- the LOC138871285 gene encoding uncharacterized protein — protein sequence MHSGICYLELPICYGCGMKGHIQRHCRVSRQGAGRGIAQSSSPKPATSSAPSPARGTPAPAGQGAARGDAQISGGPNWFYAMSGRQTAKASLDVVTGILTVQSHDVYALIDPGSTLSYVTPFVVMEFGKEPKQLHEPFSVSTPVGESILATRIYRSCIVTVCGRDTRADLIELGMIDFDVIMGMDWLYSCFDKLDCRTRTMRLEFPNESVV from the coding sequence ATGCACTCAGGGATTTGCTATCTGGAGTTACCTATATGCTACGGATGTGGGATGAAGGGTCATATTCAGAGACATTGTCGTGTATCTCGCCAGGGAGCGGGCAGGGGCATAGCTCAGTCATCCAGTCCAAAACCTGCTACATCTTCAGCCCCCTCTCCAGCTCGAGGTACCCCAGCACCCGCAGGGCAAGGTGCAGCTAGGGGTGATGCGCAGATTTCAGGAGGTCCCAACtggttctatgctatgagtggcCGCCAGACTGCAAAGGCTTCtctagatgttgttacaggtattctgactgttcaatctcatgatgtgtatgcacttattgaccccggttccaccttgtcctatgttacacCTTTTGTTGTTATGGAATTCGGGAAAGAACCAAAACAACTTCATGAACCATTCTCGGTGTCTACTCCTGTTGGTGAGTCCATTTTGGCTACTCGAATTTATAGAAGTTGTATTGTCACGGTGTGCGGTAGGGATACTAGGGCCGATCTTATTGAATTGGGAATGatagattttgatgtaataatgggaatggattggctttattcatgttttgacaagcttgattgtcggactagaacCATGAGGCTTGAATTTCCCAATGAATCTGTTGTTTAA
- the LOC138871293 gene encoding uncharacterized protein: MARLDTSEQTTPVPTPTEGTTIPPVDTSTPPPASASGSCISDRDIRGAIQMLTQLVASQPHMSNVAPSSSSQQGNSTISRVNKFLQLDPPVFAGANPEEDPQDFIDEMHKTLRVMSATETKGVELAAYRLKGVAYSWFELWEDSQEEGRPPARWSKFVDAFIDHFIPTETRAARAAEFEYLRQGNKTVWDYHMEFARLSKYAIHMLLTMEARVRRFFQGLNPLTINEASTAA; this comes from the exons ATGGCTAGGCTGGATACCTCAG AGCAGACTACCCCAGTTCCTACACCTACAGAGGGTACCACTATCCCTCCCGTTGATACTTCTACCCCGCCTCCAGCCTCAGCTTCAGGTTCTTGTATTTCTGATAGGGATATTAGGGGAGCCATTCAGATGTTGacccagctagtggcctctcagcCTCATATGTCAAATGTTGCGCCCAGTTCATCCAGCCAGCAAGGGAATTCTACTATTTCCAGGGTGAACAAGtttcttcagttagaccctccagtgtttgcgggtgccaatccagaagaagaccctcaagattttattgatgagatgcacaaaaCCCTCAGGGTTATGAGTGCGACTGAGACAAAGGGGGTAGAGTTAGCTGCCTACCgtctgaaaggggtggcctattcatGGTTTGAGTTATGGGAGGATTCCCAAGAGGAGGGGCGCCCTCCGGCGAGGTGGAGCAAGTTTGTTGATGCGTTCATTGATCATTTCATTCCCACAGAGACAAGGGCAGCCCGTGCAGCGGAGTTTGAATATTTGAGGCAAGGTAACAAAACTGTGTGGGAttaccacatggagtttgctcgcTTGTCCAAGTATGCCATTCATATGTTGCTCACAATGGAGGCTAGGGTGCGTCGATTTTTTCAGGGCCTTAAtcctttgactattaatgaggcttctacagCTGCCTGA